One region of Oryza sativa Japonica Group chromosome 10, ASM3414082v1 genomic DNA includes:
- the LOC9270984 gene encoding salt tolerance receptor-like cytoplasmic kinase 1 — MWQRYRFLCCGCGGNMAASAAGDRGCDDDADCGGGSGGGGFGEEEEGGKGGVAGAARRLSWAQVEAMTGGFTSAVVGEGGFSTVYLARVAGALAAVKVHRSSERLHRVFRQELDALLRVRHPHIVRLLAFCEQQEEGVLVLEFAANGNLHERLHGGGKAAGTMPWARRASVALQVARALEYLHDRCEPAVVHGDVKASNVLLDEAMSAKLCDFGSARMGFSAAVRPRSSAHTMLGSPGYVDPHYIRSGMVTKKSDVYSFGVLLLELLTGMEAFCAAEGRLLTAVLAPRLRPASCAACDARMLVDERLGSAYDAGEASAVASLAASCVGENPSLRPSMADVVRALEQGAHGSISAVARRSDGHGKL, encoded by the exons ATGTGGCAGAGATACAGGTTCTtgtgctgcggctgcggcgggaaCATGGCGGCCTCGGCCGCCGGTGACAGGGGGTGCGACGATGACGcggactgcggcggcggcagcggcggcgggggatttggggaggaggaggaggggggaaaGGGTGGTGTGGCtggggcggcgaggaggctgtCGTGGGCGCAGGTGGAGGCGATGACGGGCGGGTTCACGTCGGCGGTGGTCGGCGAGGGCGGGTTCAGCACGGTGTACCtcgcccgcgtcgccggcgcgctcgccgccgtcaaggTCCACCGCAGCAGCGAGCGGCTCCACCGCGTGTTCCGCCAGGAGCTCGACGCTCTCCTCCGCGTCCGCCATCCTCACATCGTCCGCCTCCTCGCCTTCTGCGAGCAGCAAG AGGAAGGCGTGCTGGTGCTGGAGTTCGCGGCGAACGGGAACCTGCACGAGCGGCTGCACGGCGGCGGGAAGGCCGCGGGGACGATGCCGTGGGCGCGGCGCGCGTCGGTGGCGCTGCAGGTGGCGCGGGCGCTGGAGTACCTGCACGACCGGTGCGAGCCCGCGGTGGTGCACGGCGACGTCAAGGCGTCGAACGTGCTCCTCGACGAGGCCATGTCCGCCAAGCTCTGCGACTTCGGGTCGGCGCGGATGGGGTTCTCCGCTGCCGTCCGCCCCCGGTCCTCCGCGCACACCATGCTCGGCTCGCCGGGGTACGTCGACCCGCACTACATCCGCTCCGGCATGGTGACCAAGAAgagcgacgtgtacagcttcggcgtcctcctcctcgagctcctcacCGGCATGGAGGCCTTCTGCGCCGCCGAGGgccgcctcctcaccgccgtcctcgcgccgcgcctCAGGCCCGCCTCCTGCGCCGCCTGCGACGCCCGCATGCTGGTCGACGAGAGGCTGGGCAGCGCctacgacgccggcgaggcctCCGCCGTGGCGTCGCTGGCGGCGTCGTGCGTCGGCGAGAACCCGAGCCTCCGGCCATCGATGGCCGACGTGGTGCGCGCGCTGGAGCAGGGCGCGCACGGCTCCATCTCGGCCGTCGCGAGGAGATCCGACGGCCACGGGAAGCTGTGA
- the LOC4349116 gene encoding electron transfer flavoprotein-ubiquinone oxidoreductase, mitochondrial, protein MQRVLRAAAAGIGHASGHRAPRWGAAAAAARWLSGGREAMSYDVVVVGAGPAGLAAAIRLKQLCRDADTDLSVCVLEKGSEVGAHVLSGNVFEPRALDELIPKWRQEDTPIRVPVSSDKFWLLTKNKAWTLPSPFDNKGNYVISLSQMVRWMASKAEELGVEVYPGFAASEILYDENQIVTGVATNDVGIAKDGSKRETFQPGVELRGRMTLLAEGCRGSLSEKIIRNHKLRESGQGQHQTYALGIKEVWEIEEGKHKPGSVIHTVGWPLDSKTYGGSFMYHLDDRQLAIGLVVALNYQNPFMSPYDEFQKFKQHPAVRTILDGGTVLQYGARTLNEGGFQSIPNPVFPGGAIIGCSAGFLNVPKIKGTHTAMKSGMLAAEATFKTLVEGSSMELYWENLKKSWIWEELYRARNYRPAFEYGFIPGIALSALERYVFKGKSPFTLKHGIPDHEATDMASLHSPIQYPKPDGQISFDVPTSLYRSSTNHEHDQPPHLRLRDPTVPERVNLPLYAGPESHYCPARVYEYVTDEKGDQKLHINAQNCLHCKACDIKDPKQNIEWTVPEGGGGPGYTVM, encoded by the exons ATGCAACGAGTgctccgcgcggcggcggcggggattgGCCACGCGTCGGGCCACCGCGCGCCGAggtggggcgcggcggcggcggcggcgaggtggctgaGCGGGGGCAGGGAGGCGATGAGCTACGACGTGGTGGTCGTGGGGGCTGGGCCCGCGGGGCTCGCCGCGGCCATCCGGCTGAAGCAGCTCTGCCGCGACGCCGACACCGACCTCTCCGTCTGCGTCCTCGAGAAGGGCTCCGAAGTCG GTGCGCATGTATTGTCGGGGAACGTGTTCGAGCCACGAGCGTTGGATGAACTCATCCCGAAGTGGAGGCAAGAGGAT ACCCCAATAAGAGTCCCCGTCTCATCTGACAAGTTCTGGCTGTTGACAAAGAATAAGGCATGGACACTTCCATCTCCTTTCGATAACAAGGGAAACTATGTGATAAG CTTGAGCCAAATGGTGCGATGGATGGCCTCCAAAGCTGAAGAATTGGGTGTTGAAGTATATCCAGGTTTTGCTGCGAGTGAG ATCCTTTATGATGAAAATCAAATAGTTACAGGCGTTGCAACCAATGATGTTGGTATTGCTAAAGATGGTTCCAAAAGGGAAACTTTTCAACCTGGTGTTGAACTAAGAG GGCGAATGACACTGTTGGCCGAGGGTTGCCGAGGTTCATTATCAGAG AAAATAATAAGGAACCACAAGCTCAGAGAGAGTGGGCAAGGCCAGCATCAGACATATGCTCTTGGAATTAAGGAG GTTTGGGAGATCGAGGAAGGAAAGCACAAGCCAGGTTCTGTGATTCATACTGTAGGGTGGCCTTTGGACTCGAAAACATATGGAGGATCATTTATGTATCACCTTGATGATAGACAG TTAGCGATAGGTCTGGTTGTTGCCTTGAACTATCAAAATCCTTTCATGAGCCCATACGATGAATTCCAG AAATTCAAGCAACACCCTGCTGTCAGGACAATTTTGGATGGTGGAACAGTTCTTCAGTATGGTGCTCGTACGTTGAATGAAGGTGGTTTTCAA TCAATACCAAATCCAGTTTTCCCTGGAGGTGCAATTATTGGATGCTCTGCAGGGTTCCTTAATGTTCCCAAAATAAAAGGAACTCATACAGCCATGAAGTCAG GTATGCTGGCTGCAGAAGCAACTTTCAAAACTCTTGTTGAAGGATCTTCGATGGAACTCTATTGGGAGAATCTCAAGAAGTCATGGATATGGGAAGAGCTTTATAGAGCTCGGAATTACAGACCA GCATTTGAATATGGATTTATTCCAGGCATTGCCTTGTCTGCACTGGAACG ATACGTATTCAAAGGAAAGTCCCCCTTTACCTTAAAGCACGGGATACCTGACCATGAAGCAACAGAT ATGGCCAGTTTGCACTCGCCTATTCAATATCCGAAACCAGATGGTCAAATATCCTTTGACGTACCAACTTCTTTATACAG GAGCAGCACAAACCATGAGCATGATCAACCTCCTCATCTCCGTTTGAGGGATCCTACAGTACCGGAGAGAGTAAATCTTCCTCTGTATGCTGGACCAGAGTCACATTATTGTCCAGCTCGAGTTTACGA GTATGTCACCGACGAGAAAGGTGACCAGAAGCTTCACATAAATGCTCAAAATTGTCTTCATTGCAAG GCTTGTGACATCAAAGATCCAAAGCAAAACATCGAATGGACCGTTCCAGAAGGTGGAGGCGGTCCAGGGTACACAGTAATGTAG